From the genome of Haloterrigena sp. KLK7, one region includes:
- a CDS encoding gamma-glutamylcyclotransferase family protein, producing the protein MLVFVYGTLTEPDRVAALLEDGPGEYEFVGPATLEGLHRVDGRYPTLVPGGSVEGRLLSVDGPALERLDRYEGVERGLYVRVAVSGPDDRRVWIYVGDPDRLGVDATDAWPNVRPFRDAVRSSIVPDDTMVVGGE; encoded by the coding sequence GTGCTCGTCTTCGTCTACGGAACGCTGACCGAACCCGACCGAGTCGCGGCGCTGCTCGAGGACGGCCCCGGCGAGTACGAGTTCGTCGGCCCGGCGACGCTCGAGGGACTGCACCGCGTCGACGGCCGGTATCCGACGCTCGTTCCGGGCGGTAGCGTCGAGGGTCGACTCCTCTCGGTCGACGGACCCGCGCTCGAGCGACTCGATCGCTACGAGGGCGTCGAGCGCGGACTGTACGTTCGGGTCGCGGTTTCGGGACCGGACGATCGGCGCGTCTGGATCTACGTCGGCGATCCGGATCGGCTCGGCGTCGACGCTACCGATGCCTGGCCGAACGTGCGTCCGTTTCGCGACGCGGTTCGCTCCTCTATCGTGCCGGACGATACCATGGTAGTAGGAGGCGAATGA
- the ilvA gene encoding threonine ammonia-lyase, whose amino-acid sequence MLELDDILEARERVRETSRHTPLERSHTYSSMTGAEVHLKLENFQRTGAFKIRGATNRIATLSEDQKDAGVVTASAGNHAQGVALAATRSGVDSKIVMPEHAPISKVKATRNYGAEVVLAGRDYNEAAERAHEIEREEDRTYVHAFDDEYVMAGQGTIGLEILEDCPDVETVVVPIGGGGLISGIATAIKERKPDTRVIGVQAAGASSAAASLEKGERISIDEVDTIADGIATRSVGEQTFPYIQEYVDEVVTVSDPEIAVALVYLLERSKTVVEGAGAVPLAAVLFEKFDYAEGEVIVPALCGGNIDLNTLTNVIVRGLVETGRYLKIRTVLKDRPGALEDLLDIFTAHQANIYAIHHDRTSRDVEMSDTEVEIELEMRGPDHVDAFLSDLREAGYEVDVLA is encoded by the coding sequence ATGCTCGAACTCGACGATATTCTCGAGGCTCGCGAACGGGTACGGGAAACGTCCAGACACACGCCGCTCGAGCGATCGCACACCTATTCGTCGATGACCGGCGCCGAGGTACACCTGAAACTGGAGAACTTCCAGCGGACGGGCGCGTTCAAGATCCGCGGGGCGACCAACCGAATCGCGACGCTCTCCGAGGACCAGAAGGACGCGGGCGTCGTCACCGCCAGCGCCGGCAACCACGCACAGGGGGTCGCACTCGCCGCGACTCGATCCGGCGTCGACTCGAAGATCGTCATGCCCGAACACGCCCCGATCTCGAAGGTCAAAGCGACCAGAAACTACGGCGCCGAGGTCGTGCTGGCGGGCCGAGACTACAACGAAGCCGCCGAGCGCGCCCACGAGATCGAACGCGAGGAAGATCGCACCTACGTCCACGCGTTCGACGACGAGTACGTGATGGCCGGCCAGGGCACCATCGGCCTCGAGATCCTCGAGGACTGCCCCGACGTCGAGACCGTCGTCGTCCCCATCGGCGGCGGCGGGCTCATCAGCGGGATCGCGACCGCGATCAAGGAGCGAAAGCCCGATACCCGCGTGATCGGCGTCCAGGCCGCGGGCGCCTCGAGCGCCGCCGCCTCGCTCGAGAAGGGCGAGCGGATCTCGATCGACGAGGTCGACACCATCGCCGACGGTATCGCGACCCGCAGCGTCGGCGAGCAGACCTTCCCCTATATTCAGGAGTACGTCGACGAGGTCGTCACCGTCTCCGACCCCGAGATCGCCGTCGCCCTGGTCTACCTGCTCGAGCGCTCGAAGACCGTCGTCGAGGGCGCGGGCGCGGTGCCGCTGGCGGCCGTCCTCTTCGAGAAGTTCGACTACGCCGAGGGCGAGGTCATCGTTCCCGCGCTCTGTGGCGGCAACATCGACCTCAACACGCTGACTAACGTGATCGTCCGCGGCCTCGTCGAGACCGGCCGCTACCTGAAGATCCGAACCGTGCTGAAGGACCGCCCTGGCGCGCTCGAGGACCTCCTCGATATCTTCACCGCCCACCAGGCGAACATCTACGCCATCCACCACGATCGGACCTCTCGCGACGTCGAGATGAGCGATACGGAAGTCGAGATCGAACTCGAGATGCGCGGCCCCGACCACGTCGACGCCTTCCTCTCGGACCTCCGCGAGGCCGGCTACGAGGTCGACGTCCTCGCCTGA
- a CDS encoding Rid family detoxifying hydrolase, with protein MKRIVQTDDAPAAVGAYSQATGNDSLLFTAGQIPLTTDGELLDDEPIAAQTEQALYNLDAVLDEAGASAEDVLKVTVYLEDIDDFDAMNETYADYFDDQPPARSAVEVSALPKGVGVEIEAIASLE; from the coding sequence ATGAAACGGATTGTCCAGACCGACGACGCGCCCGCCGCGGTCGGCGCCTACAGCCAGGCGACCGGTAACGACTCGCTGCTCTTTACCGCCGGCCAGATCCCCCTGACGACCGACGGCGAACTGCTCGACGACGAACCCATCGCGGCCCAGACCGAACAGGCCCTCTACAACCTCGACGCCGTCCTCGACGAAGCCGGCGCGTCCGCCGAGGACGTCCTCAAGGTCACCGTCTACCTCGAGGACATCGACGACTTCGACGCGATGAACGAGACCTACGCCGACTACTTCGACGACCAACCGCCCGCCCGCAGCGCGGTCGAGGTCTCCGCCCTCCCCAAGGGCGTCGGCGTCGAAATCGAAGCCATCGCCTCCCTCGAGTAA
- a CDS encoding transposase, translating to MQALAYDPIREETELGGQHAVLACHEAASAIKSCNEKRRNEKKASKPRFTSRSITYDTRSMTVFHEREQVSLATLGDHARVRADLSLPAATDGYQYEFLDSDEWEYTESTLHYRDGCWYLHLGFRRPKIDESESTTANGTVLGVDLGVNQIAVTSTARFFDAGELNHTRREFEKTRTGLQETGTQSAHRTLERRSGRERRYVRHVLHDVANGIVEEARDHECDGIVFEDLEEIRTNLPEADWHSDWAFRSLKEYVEYKAEIAGIFVETVQPWNTSTQCSECGFTTDENRTGADFECQSCGNRNHADYNAAKNIAKRYLRRGHQSSRRRGVSQYALKSGSRTPS from the coding sequence GTGCAAGCGCTCGCATACGACCCGATCCGAGAGGAAACAGAACTCGGCGGCCAACACGCCGTCCTCGCCTGTCACGAAGCGGCGAGTGCGATCAAGTCCTGTAACGAGAAACGACGAAACGAGAAGAAAGCGAGCAAGCCACGGTTCACGTCGCGGTCGATCACGTACGATACGCGGTCGATGACCGTGTTTCACGAGCGCGAGCAGGTGTCTCTCGCTACCCTCGGTGATCACGCTCGAGTCCGCGCTGACCTATCGCTTCCAGCCGCCACCGATGGGTATCAGTACGAATTCTTGGATAGTGACGAGTGGGAGTATACGGAGAGCACACTGCACTACCGCGATGGGTGCTGGTACCTCCATCTCGGCTTCCGCAGGCCGAAAATCGACGAGTCAGAGTCGACGACCGCGAACGGAACGGTTCTCGGTGTCGACCTCGGCGTCAATCAGATCGCCGTCACCAGCACTGCTCGCTTTTTCGATGCGGGTGAACTCAATCACACCCGCCGCGAATTCGAGAAAACGCGGACGGGATTACAGGAAACGGGAACGCAATCCGCCCATCGAACACTCGAGAGACGAAGCGGTCGTGAACGCCGCTACGTGCGTCACGTGCTTCACGACGTTGCGAATGGAATCGTCGAGGAAGCACGGGATCACGAATGCGACGGGATCGTGTTCGAGGATCTCGAGGAGATTCGGACGAACCTTCCCGAGGCGGACTGGCACTCCGACTGGGCGTTTCGATCGTTGAAAGAGTACGTAGAGTACAAGGCCGAAATCGCGGGAATATTCGTCGAAACGGTCCAGCCGTGGAATACGTCGACGCAATGTTCCGAATGCGGGTTCACTACCGATGAAAACCGGACCGGAGCCGATTTCGAGTGCCAATCGTGCGGAAACCGGAATCACGCAGATTACAACGCAGCGAAAAATATCGCGAAGCGTTATCTCCGTCGTGGCCACCAGTCGTCGCGACGGAGGGGCGTCAGTCAATACGCCCTGAAGTCAGGATCGAGGACACCGAGTTAG
- a CDS encoding SOS response-associated peptidase, translating into MCGRYTLLVERETLEERFDARFADGPSGFEPRYNMAPGQRLPVITNDEPGTIRRLEWGLVPSWAEDDSGGIINARAETVGEKPTFREAYERRRCLVPADGFYEWVETESGKQPYRVTFEDDRVFALAGLWERWESDEATTQTGLEAFGGGVDEAAADGSDGPLETFTIVTTEPNDLVADLHHRMAVILEPGTEREWLTADDPSDLLEPHPADEMRAYPVSRAVNDPSVDEPSLVEPLETG; encoded by the coding sequence ATGTGCGGTCGCTACACGCTGTTGGTCGAGCGGGAAACCCTCGAGGAGCGGTTCGACGCGCGGTTCGCGGACGGACCCAGCGGGTTCGAACCGCGGTACAACATGGCGCCGGGCCAGCGCTTGCCAGTGATCACGAACGACGAGCCGGGGACGATCCGGCGACTCGAGTGGGGGTTGGTGCCGTCGTGGGCCGAGGACGACAGCGGCGGGATCATCAACGCGCGGGCGGAGACGGTCGGCGAGAAGCCGACGTTCCGCGAGGCGTACGAGCGGCGGCGATGTCTGGTCCCGGCGGACGGGTTCTACGAGTGGGTCGAGACCGAGTCGGGGAAACAGCCCTACAGAGTTACGTTCGAGGACGACCGCGTGTTCGCGCTGGCGGGGCTGTGGGAGCGCTGGGAGTCCGACGAGGCGACGACGCAGACCGGTCTCGAGGCCTTCGGTGGCGGCGTCGACGAGGCGGCCGCTGACGGTTCCGACGGCCCGCTCGAGACGTTCACCATCGTGACGACCGAGCCCAACGACCTCGTCGCGGACCTGCACCATCGGATGGCGGTGATTCTCGAGCCCGGGACCGAACGGGAGTGGCTGACGGCCGACGACCCGAGCGACCTCCTCGAGCCCCATCCGGCCGACGAGATGCGCGCGTATCCGGTCTCGCGGGCGGTCAACGATCCGTCGGTGGACGAGCCGTCGCTGGTCGAGCCCCTCGAGACCGGTTGA
- a CDS encoding iron ABC transporter permease, whose translation MKALFPRQRDATDGPSLGLALVSGAIAASMVFPLTWLLYEATTVDPGRAWDLIARSETLEVIGNSLLLMIAVTTLSVLIGVPLAWLTVQTDLPFRRFWSIIVALPLVVPSYIGAFAFVSAFGPYGEFQALLEPIGIERLPEIYGLSGATLVITLYTYPYVYLTTRAALLSFDATLLDAARTLNHSTWAAFRRVTLPQVRPGIVAGALLAALYAISDFGTPAIMQLPVFTRQIYVEYNAFNRNYAALLCLQLLAVVLVVLALEWWVRPGDNVQSSGDGSSGPVVELGRWRWPAMALPATVTGVALLVPLWILGLWLVTADPNARPSLGFELEYALNSITVAAAAALVAVLVALPVAYFAARHDSSLSVIFERATYVGFAVPGVALGLALVFFVTGYENVRYGSDLATTYLPGLYQTVPLLVFAYVVRFMPQAVGSIRSTTLQVDPTLVEAAHTLGETPLRTFRKITLPLIAPGLTAGAALVFLTTMKELPATLMLRPHDFDTLVTIIWRAQEAAYYQYAAIPALILLVVSGLSILVMLSQGGREGL comes from the coding sequence ATGAAGGCTCTCTTCCCGCGACAGCGCGACGCGACCGACGGACCGTCGCTGGGGCTGGCGCTGGTGTCCGGCGCCATCGCCGCCAGCATGGTGTTTCCCCTGACGTGGCTCCTCTACGAGGCGACGACCGTCGATCCCGGCCGAGCGTGGGACCTGATCGCCCGCTCGGAGACCCTCGAGGTCATCGGGAACAGCCTCCTGTTGATGATCGCGGTGACGACCCTTTCGGTCCTGATCGGCGTCCCGCTGGCCTGGCTGACGGTCCAGACCGATCTCCCCTTTCGCCGATTTTGGTCGATCATCGTCGCCCTGCCGCTGGTCGTCCCCAGTTACATCGGCGCCTTCGCGTTCGTCTCCGCGTTCGGCCCCTACGGCGAGTTCCAGGCGCTCCTCGAGCCGATCGGGATCGAGCGACTGCCGGAGATCTACGGGCTCAGCGGCGCGACGCTCGTCATCACCCTCTACACGTATCCCTACGTCTACCTGACGACCCGGGCCGCGCTGCTGTCGTTCGACGCGACGCTGCTCGACGCCGCTCGCACGCTCAACCACAGCACGTGGGCGGCGTTTCGCCGCGTGACGCTCCCGCAGGTTCGTCCCGGAATCGTCGCCGGCGCGTTGCTCGCGGCGCTGTACGCGATCTCCGACTTCGGCACCCCCGCGATCATGCAGCTACCGGTGTTTACCCGCCAGATCTACGTCGAGTACAACGCCTTCAACCGGAACTACGCGGCGCTGCTCTGTCTGCAGTTGCTCGCGGTCGTCCTCGTCGTCCTCGCCCTCGAGTGGTGGGTCCGTCCCGGCGACAACGTGCAGAGCAGCGGCGACGGTTCGAGCGGTCCCGTCGTCGAACTCGGCCGCTGGCGCTGGCCGGCGATGGCGCTCCCCGCGACGGTGACCGGCGTCGCGCTGCTGGTTCCGCTGTGGATCCTCGGCCTCTGGCTCGTGACCGCGGATCCGAACGCGCGGCCGTCGCTCGGCTTCGAACTCGAGTACGCCCTCAACTCGATTACGGTCGCCGCCGCGGCGGCGCTCGTCGCCGTCCTCGTGGCGTTGCCGGTCGCCTACTTCGCGGCCAGACACGACAGCTCGCTCTCGGTGATCTTCGAACGCGCGACCTACGTCGGCTTCGCCGTCCCGGGCGTCGCCCTCGGCCTCGCGCTCGTGTTCTTCGTGACGGGATACGAGAACGTCCGGTACGGGAGCGACCTCGCTACGACCTATCTGCCGGGGCTCTACCAGACCGTTCCGCTGCTCGTCTTCGCCTACGTCGTTCGATTCATGCCCCAGGCGGTCGGTTCGATCCGCTCGACGACGCTGCAGGTCGACCCGACGCTGGTCGAGGCCGCCCACACGCTGGGCGAGACGCCGCTGCGAACCTTCCGGAAGATCACCCTGCCGCTGATCGCCCCGGGGCTGACCGCCGGTGCCGCCCTCGTCTTTCTGACCACGATGAAGGAACTCCCGGCGACACTGATGCTTCGCCCCCACGACTTCGATACGCTCGTCACGATCATCTGGCGCGCCCAGGAAGCGGCCTACTACCAGTACGCCGCGATCCCCGCGTTGATCCTGCTGGTCGTCTCCGGGCTCTCGATCCTCGTGATGCTCTCGCAGGGCGGACGCGAGGGGCTGTAG
- a CDS encoding gluconate 2-dehydrogenase subunit 3 family protein, with protein MELTRRDAVAALAALGVGSGMLSGCAAPSGSDPSADVDAERIREVLVAAADVVYPSEVSGTEAFVEAFLDGRLEGREHAVGLDETVAELDALAESWYGDRFPALSLETRDQVLHGTGAATADEDPDGTTAQRVRYYVVNELLLALYASPAGGELVGLENPQGHAGGTETYQRGPRS; from the coding sequence ATGGAGCTGACACGACGCGACGCGGTCGCCGCGCTGGCCGCACTCGGCGTCGGGAGCGGAATGCTGTCGGGCTGTGCGGCCCCGTCCGGGTCCGATCCGTCGGCCGACGTCGACGCCGAACGGATCCGCGAGGTGCTGGTCGCGGCCGCGGACGTCGTCTATCCCAGCGAGGTCTCCGGGACCGAGGCGTTCGTCGAGGCGTTTCTCGACGGGCGACTCGAGGGTCGAGAACACGCCGTCGGGCTGGACGAAACGGTCGCGGAACTGGACGCTCTCGCGGAGTCGTGGTACGGGGATCGGTTCCCGGCGCTGTCGCTCGAGACCCGCGATCAGGTCCTTCACGGGACCGGCGCGGCGACGGCCGACGAGGATCCCGACGGAACGACCGCCCAACGCGTGCGCTACTACGTCGTCAACGAACTGCTGCTCGCGCTGTACGCCTCGCCAGCGGGCGGCGAACTGGTCGGCCTCGAGAATCCACAGGGCCACGCGGGGGGAACCGAGACGTACCAGCGGGGGCCGCGATCATGA